A genomic segment from Cricetulus griseus strain 17A/GY chromosome 8, alternate assembly CriGri-PICRH-1.0, whole genome shotgun sequence encodes:
- the Vgll4 gene encoding transcription cofactor vestigial-like protein 4 isoform X1 → MLFMKMDLLNYQYLDKMNNNIGVLCYEGEASLRGEPRMQTLPVASALSSHRTGPPPISPSKRKFSMEPGDKDLDCENDHVSKMSRIFSPHLNKTVNGDCRRDPRERSRSPIERAAAPAVSLHGGHLYASLPGLMEQPLALTKNSSDTGRSAVERQQNRPSVITCASAGARNCNLSHCPIAHSGCSAPASASYRRPPSATATCDPVVEEHFRRSLGKNYKEPEPAPNSVSITGSVDDHFAKALGDTWLQIKAAKDSASSSPESASRRGQPASPTAHMVSHSHSPSVVS, encoded by the exons GTGAAGCTTCTCTCAGGGGAGAACCCAGAATGCAGACCCTCCCAGTGGCCTCTGCTCTCAGCAGTCACCGCACAGGCCCACCCCCCATCAGCCCTAGCAAGAGGAAATTCAGCATGGAACCCGGGGACAAGGACCTCGACTGTGAAAATGATCATGTCTCCAAGATGAGCCGTATCTTCAGCCCCCACCT GAATAAGACTGTCAACGGAGACTGCAGAAGAGATCCCAGGGAACGGAGCCGCAGTCCCATTGAGCGAGCTGCAGCCCCTGCTGTGAGCTTGCATGGTGGCCACCTGTATGCATCCCTCCCTGGCCTCATGGAGCAGCCTCTTGCACTGACTAAGAACAGCAGTGACACTGGCAGATCGGCTGTGGAGAGGCAGCAG AACCGGCCCTCCGTGATAACCTGCGCATCTGCAGGCGCTCGCAACTGCAACCTCTCTCACTGCCCCATCGCACACAGTGGCTGTTCTGCACCTGCATCTGCCAGTTACCGGAGACCACCCAGTG CAACTGCCACCTGTGACCCTGTGGTGGAAGAGCACTTCCGTCGGAGCCTGGGCAAGAACTACAAGGAACCAGAGCCAGCACCCAACTCGGTGTCCATCACTGGCTCTGTGGACGACCACTTCGCCAAAGCACTAGGTGACACATGGCTTCAGATCAAAGCGGCCAAGGACAGCGCTTCCAGCAGCCCAGAGTCAGCATCACGCcggggccagccagccagtcccACTGCCCACATGGTCAGCCATAGTCACTCCCCCTCTGTGGTCTCCTGA
- the Vgll4 gene encoding transcription cofactor vestigial-like protein 4 isoform X3: MIKVRNKTVNGDCRRDPRERSRSPIERAAAPAVSLHGGHLYASLPGLMEQPLALTKNSSDTGRSAVERQQNRPSVITCASAGARNCNLSHCPIAHSGCSAPASASYRRPPSATATCDPVVEEHFRRSLGKNYKEPEPAPNSVSITGSVDDHFAKALGDTWLQIKAAKDSASSSPESASRRGQPASPTAHMVSHSHSPSVVS, translated from the exons ATGATTAAAGTGAG GAATAAGACTGTCAACGGAGACTGCAGAAGAGATCCCAGGGAACGGAGCCGCAGTCCCATTGAGCGAGCTGCAGCCCCTGCTGTGAGCTTGCATGGTGGCCACCTGTATGCATCCCTCCCTGGCCTCATGGAGCAGCCTCTTGCACTGACTAAGAACAGCAGTGACACTGGCAGATCGGCTGTGGAGAGGCAGCAG AACCGGCCCTCCGTGATAACCTGCGCATCTGCAGGCGCTCGCAACTGCAACCTCTCTCACTGCCCCATCGCACACAGTGGCTGTTCTGCACCTGCATCTGCCAGTTACCGGAGACCACCCAGTG CAACTGCCACCTGTGACCCTGTGGTGGAAGAGCACTTCCGTCGGAGCCTGGGCAAGAACTACAAGGAACCAGAGCCAGCACCCAACTCGGTGTCCATCACTGGCTCTGTGGACGACCACTTCGCCAAAGCACTAGGTGACACATGGCTTCAGATCAAAGCGGCCAAGGACAGCGCTTCCAGCAGCCCAGAGTCAGCATCACGCcggggccagccagccagtcccACTGCCCACATGGTCAGCCATAGTCACTCCCCCTCTGTGGTCTCCTGA
- the Vgll4 gene encoding transcription cofactor vestigial-like protein 4 isoform X2, with amino-acid sequence MQTLPVASALSSHRTGPPPISPSKRKFSMEPGDKDLDCENDHVSKMSRIFSPHLNKTVNGDCRRDPRERSRSPIERAAAPAVSLHGGHLYASLPGLMEQPLALTKNSSDTGRSAVERQQNRPSVITCASAGARNCNLSHCPIAHSGCSAPASASYRRPPSATATCDPVVEEHFRRSLGKNYKEPEPAPNSVSITGSVDDHFAKALGDTWLQIKAAKDSASSSPESASRRGQPASPTAHMVSHSHSPSVVS; translated from the exons ATGCAGACCCTCCCAGTGGCCTCTGCTCTCAGCAGTCACCGCACAGGCCCACCCCCCATCAGCCCTAGCAAGAGGAAATTCAGCATGGAACCCGGGGACAAGGACCTCGACTGTGAAAATGATCATGTCTCCAAGATGAGCCGTATCTTCAGCCCCCACCT GAATAAGACTGTCAACGGAGACTGCAGAAGAGATCCCAGGGAACGGAGCCGCAGTCCCATTGAGCGAGCTGCAGCCCCTGCTGTGAGCTTGCATGGTGGCCACCTGTATGCATCCCTCCCTGGCCTCATGGAGCAGCCTCTTGCACTGACTAAGAACAGCAGTGACACTGGCAGATCGGCTGTGGAGAGGCAGCAG AACCGGCCCTCCGTGATAACCTGCGCATCTGCAGGCGCTCGCAACTGCAACCTCTCTCACTGCCCCATCGCACACAGTGGCTGTTCTGCACCTGCATCTGCCAGTTACCGGAGACCACCCAGTG CAACTGCCACCTGTGACCCTGTGGTGGAAGAGCACTTCCGTCGGAGCCTGGGCAAGAACTACAAGGAACCAGAGCCAGCACCCAACTCGGTGTCCATCACTGGCTCTGTGGACGACCACTTCGCCAAAGCACTAGGTGACACATGGCTTCAGATCAAAGCGGCCAAGGACAGCGCTTCCAGCAGCCCAGAGTCAGCATCACGCcggggccagccagccagtcccACTGCCCACATGGTCAGCCATAGTCACTCCCCCTCTGTGGTCTCCTGA